From a region of the Sminthopsis crassicaudata isolate SCR6 chromosome 6, ASM4859323v1, whole genome shotgun sequence genome:
- the LOC141546060 gene encoding B-lymphocyte antigen CD20-like, whose protein sequence is MMTPRNSVSGTFLADSLKGPSTVQPGQRMGLQRGFQLQSLTLESFFRRESRALGAVQIMIGLFHFGLGGILLMVPVGTYSAINVTVWYPVWGGIIYITSGSFLVAAKKTSRTCLVNTKLGMNTISLFSSISGMILLIMDIFNLTVSHFLKLQSLNLGQTVKSNVNIYSCEQSEATEQNSLVEQYCFTVKSFFLGILAIMLIFTFLQNLLVVCITEDEWKTLCSSAPTSVLLLSAEDRKEQAVQLTVVPSQPKAEEEMENIPAQEEDKETNFPAPPLEGSPTEDDSCP, encoded by the exons ATGATGACTCCAAGAAATTCAGTCAGTGGGACTTTCCTGGCAGATTCCTTAAAGGGCCCCAGCACCGTACAGCCAGGCCAAAGGATGGGCCTCCAGAGAGGGTTCCAATTACAAAGTCTTACCTTGGAAAGTTTCTTCAGGAGAGAGTCCAGAGCTCTTGGG GCTGTCCAGATCATGATTGGCTTGTTCCACTTTGGACTAGGTGGGATTCTACTGATGGTGCCCGTGGGCACATATTCCGCCATCAATGTGACGGTGTGGTACCCTGTCTGGGGAGGCATTAtt TACATCACCTCTGGATCATTCTTGGTGGCTGCAAAGAAAACTTCCAGAACTTGCCTG GTCAATACAAAGCTAGGAATGAACACGATAAGCCTGTTCTCGTCCATCTCTGGAATGATTCTTCTGATCATGGACATATTTAATCTCACCGTTTCTCATTTTCTAAAACTGCAAAGTCTGAATCTGGGGCAAACAGTGAAATCAAATGTCAACATATACAGCTGTGAGCAAAGTGAGGCAACCGAGCAAAACTCTTTGGTGGAGCAGTACTGCTTCACTGTGAAGTCCTTCTTTTTG GGAATTTTGGCCATCATGCtgattttcacttttcttcagaACTTATTGGTAGTGTGCATCACAGAGGACGAATGGAAGACTCTATGCTCCAGTGCCCCGACA AGTGTGCTTCTCCTGTCTGCAGAAGACAGGAAGGAGCAAGCCGTCCAGCTCACTGTGGTACCCTCCCAACCAAAGGctgaggaagaaatggaaaatatccCTGCtcaagaagaagacaaagaaacaaaCTTTCCAGCCCCGCCCCTGGAAGGCTCACCCACTGAGGATGACAGCTGCCCCTGA